A window of the Branchiostoma lanceolatum isolate klBraLanc5 chromosome 13, klBraLanc5.hap2, whole genome shotgun sequence genome harbors these coding sequences:
- the LOC136447034 gene encoding fatty-acid amide hydrolase 1-like — protein MKPTAAKRREILSLPIPELSQQLKDGKLSAVQVLQAFQEKATLENERLNCLTEPVPDALARAKDLDAGNGKRGLLHGVPMSFKDNINIKGMSSTMGVTKHLDSPAEEDAVIVQVLKKQGAVPFVKTNIPQTLLSFACSNPVFGETVNPADPARTPGGSSGGEGALIGSGGSILGVGGDIAGSVRIPAHFCGVCGFKPTANRISAKGVKSGSPGQQGVVASPGLLARDMDSLVLGMKALLVPDMFHLDPQVVPMPFRQEMYEDKKPMRIGYFTTLETCPPTPSMGRAVIMAKEALEKAGHTVTFRIPQQGLDVGRVARLLTSWSSSAMGQNVEGLVAFDPPDQMYALLDLAHKLLSADCGQTVKTNWLNGEIVDDRIKALVRLLTMPYYVRKILGFLLKPIIEYIQTFMTGWRERELDVMLCSSFGMPACKPEDASLLTSAASYTLLFNLLNFPAGVVPVTTVTEEDDSRLDDTSGDLRTDPLIRKFACVSCIMIYKACCLPQTTKGGVGLPVAVQCVALPWQEERCLRLMKEVETLCGL, from the exons aTGAAGCCAACAGCTGCCAAGCGGAGGGAGATCCTGTCCCTGCCCATACCCGAGCTGAGCCAGCAGCTCAAAGATGGTAAACTGTCAGCAGTACAGGTGCTACAGGCATTCCAAGAAAAG GCAACTTTAGAGAATGAGAGGCTGAACTGCCTGACTGAGCCGGTACCAGATGCCTTG gCCAGAGCTAAAGACTTGGATGCAGGGAATGGGAAGCGAGGACTGCTTCACGGTGTTCCTATGTCTTTTAAGGACAACATAAATATCAAG GGCATGTCGAGCACCATGGGTGTGACGAAGCACCTGGATTCACCTGCCGAGGAGGACGCTGTCATCGTGCAGGTGCTGAAGAAACAAGGAGCCGTACCTTTCGTCAAAACGAACATCCCACAGACTCTGCTCAG TTTCGCCTGCAGCAaccccgtgtttggggagaccGTGAACCCAGCGGACCCCGCGCGGACCCCGGGCGGGTCGTCCGGCGGGGAGGGGGCGCTGATCGGGAGCGGGGGGTCGATCCTGGGGGTCGGAGGGGACATCGCCGGGAGTGTGCGCATACCGGCCCACTTCTGTGGGGTTTGCGGATTCAAGCCGACTGCAAACAGGATCAG TGCCAAAGGTGTCAAAAGTGGCTCTCCTGGACAACAAGGAG TGGTTGCATCTCCGGGTCTGCTGGCCAGGGACATGGACAGCCTAGTCCTGGGCATGAAGGCTCTGTTGGTACCGGACATGTTCCACCTGGACCCACAGGTGGTACCCATGCCGTTCAGGCAGGAG ATGTATGAGGATAAGAAGCCTATGAGGATTGGGTACTTCACCACCTTAGAGACCTGCCCTCCCACCCCGTCCATGGGGAGGGCTGTCATCATGGCAAAGGAGGCCCTGGAGAAAGCTGGGCACACG gTCACCTTCCGCATCCCCCAGCAGGGTCTGGACGTAGGTCGGGTAGCTCGTCTTCTGACGTCCTGGTCGTCTTCTGCCATGGGTCAGAACGTAGAGGGC ttGGTTGCCTTTGATCCACCAGACCAGATGTATGCACTCCTCGATCTCGCCCACAAGCTTCTCAGTGCAGACTGTGGACAAACCGTGAAAACAAATTGGCT GAATGGTGAAATTGTGGATGACCGTATCAAGGCCCTAGTCCGTTTATTGACCATGCCGTACTACGTACGCAAGATTCTTGGCTTTCTACTCAAGCCTATtatt GAGTACATACAGACCTTCATGACGGGATGGAGGGAGAGGGAACTCGATGTGATGCTGTGCTCTTCGTTCGGCATGCCGGCCTGCAAACCTGAGGATGCCAGTCTCCTGACAA GTGCTGCTAGCTACACGCTACTTTTCAACCTCCTCAACTTTCCCGCCGGGGTTGTTCCCGTTACCACGGTAACCGAGGAGGACGACAGTCGGCTGGACGACACAAGTGGTGACCTTCGGACTGACCCGCTTATTAGAAAG TTTGCCTGCGTCAGTTGCATCATGATTTATAAAGCTTGTTGTCTCCCGCAGACGACCAAAGGTGGCGTCGGGCTCCCCGTGGCTGTCCAGTGCGTGGCGCTGCCGTGGCAGGAAGAGAGGTGCCTCAGGCTCATGAAGGAAGTGGAGACCCTCTGTGGCCTATGA